A stretch of the Panicum virgatum strain AP13 chromosome 9N, P.virgatum_v5, whole genome shotgun sequence genome encodes the following:
- the LOC120687588 gene encoding phosphatidylinositol 4-phosphate 5-kinase 1-like isoform X2, whose product MTGRGVIQWPSGASYDGDVCGGFIDGTGTFKGVDGSLYKGSWRMNKKHGMGTMVYANSDTYEGFWNEGLPEGFGKYTWANGSTYIGSWKSGKMNGRGVMKWTNGDTLDCNWLNGLAHGKGFCKYASGACYIGTWDRGLKDGHGMFYQPGSKIPCNLEVSECVTDHDVSSASSSGNENVNSGLLFLLQKLCNTWRIRNLFHRPRRISNGTAPVFDDNSGNHLSEDSSTEPLTTGGCLQDSGVDKVLVYEREYVQGVLISEKPKGHDSGMPDSGKTQEHTWQKQAGGPMETIYKGHRSYYLMLNLQLGIRYTVGKITPVPLREVRSNDFGPRARIRMYFPCEGSQYTPPHCSVNFFWKDYCPMVFRNLREMFHIDAADYMMSICGDDSLKELSSPGKSGSIFYLSQDERFVIKTLRKTELKILLKMLPKYYNHVRAYDNTLITKFFGVHRITLKGGRKVRFVVMGNMFCTELRIHRKYDLKGSTQGRSTKKQNINENTTLKDLDLSYVFHVDKPWRDALFRQISLDCMFLESQSIIDYSMLLGIHFRAPYHLKTSSSHQNSPETGISDTDLLQYGEKSSWKGFLLVAHEPGTTVGGSHIRGSMVRASEAGYEEVDLVLPGTGRFRVQLGVNMPARALKVCEDMNTELKNPDSIEEYDVVLYLGIIDILQEYNVSKRVEHAVKSLKFDPLSISAVDPSSYSKRFVKFLESVFPEQD is encoded by the exons ATGACTGGTAGAGGAGTGATTCAGTGGCCCTCTGGCGCTTCATATGATGGAGATGTCTGTGGAGGTTTCATTGATGGAACAGGCACCTTCAAAGGAGTTGATGGCTCTCTTTATAAAGGTTCGTGGAGGATGAACAAAAAGCATGGAATGGGCACAATGGTTTACGCCAACTCTGATACTTATGAAGGCTTCTGGAATGAGGGTTTGCCAGAGGGATTTGGTAAATATACATGGGCTAATGGTAGCACCTACATTGGAAGCTGGAAGTCCGGCAAAATGAATGGCAGAGGAGTGATGAAGTGGACAAATGGTGATACTCTTGACTGTAATTGGCTTAACGGACTGGCTCATGGAAAAGGTTTTTGCAAATATGCATCAGGAGCATGTTACATTGGTACATGGGACAGGGGACTCAAGGATGGGCATGGTATGTTTTATCAACCAGGAAGTAAAATTCCCTGTAACCTTGAAGTCTCTGAGTGTGTAACAGACCATGATGTTTCTAGTGCTTCAAGTTCCGGTAATGAAAATGTCAATAGTGGACTCTTGTTTCTGTTGCAAAAACTTTGCAACACGTGGAGAATACGCAACCTTTTCCATCGACCCAGGCGTATTTCAAATGGCACTGCACCAGTTTTTGATGATAATTCTGGAAATCACTTGTCAGAAGATTCATCTACTGAACCTTTGACAACTGGTGGGTGTCTCCAAGATAGTGGAGTTGATAAAGTATTAGTCTATGAGCGGGAATATGTACAAGGAGTACTTATCTCGGAAAAGCCAAAAGGTCATGATTCTGGAATGCCGGATAGTGGTAAAACACAGGAGCATACCTGGCAAAAACAAGCTGGTGGGCCCATGGAGACTATTTACAAAGGCCACAGGAGCTATTACCTAATGCTTAATCTGCAACTCGGCATCAG GTATACTGTAGGCAAAATCACCCCTGTGCCATTGCGTGAAGTCCGTTCAAATGATTTTGGACCTCGAGCACGGATAAGAATGTACTTCCCTTGTGAGGGCTCGCAGTATACCCCACCACATTGCTCTGTCAACTTCTTTTGGAAGGATTATTGTCCTATGGTTTTCCG GAATCTACGAGAAATGTTTCATATTGATGCTGCAGATTACATGATGTCCATATGCGGTGATGACAGTCTAAAAGAGCTTTCTTCACCCGGGAAAAGTGGCAGTATTTTCTATCTTTCACAGGATGAACGCTTTGTCATAAAAACGTTGAGAAAAACTGAGTTGAAG ATACTGCTGAAGATGCTTCCAAAATATTACAATCATGTCAGAGCTTATGATAATACGCTTATTACAAAGTTTTTTGGCGTGCACAGGATTACTctgaaaggaggaagaaag GTCCGCTTTGTTGTGATGGGTAATATGTTTTGCACTGAGCTTCGAATCCACCGCAAGTATGACTTGAAGGGTTCTACACAAGGCCGATCAACGAAAAAGCAAAATATAAATGAGAACACAACACTAAAGGATCTTGACCTGTCATATGTTTTCCATGTAGATAAACCATGGCGGGACGCGCTTTTCAG GCAAATATCACTTGATTGTATGTTCCTGGAATCCCAGTCTATTATTGATTATAGCATGCTCTTGGGAATCCATTTTAGAGCTCCCTATCACCTGAAGACATCCTCATCACACCAGAACAGCCCCGAAACTGGAATTTCAG ATACTGATCTGTTGCAATATGGGGAGAAAAGTTCTTGGAAGGGATTTCTACTCGTTGCCCACGAGCCAGGTACAACAGTAGGTGGTTCACACATAAGAGGAAGCATGGTTAGGGCATCGGAAGCAGGTTATGAAGAAGTTGATCTTGTTTTGCCTGGGACCGGAAG GTTCCGTGTGCAGTTAGGTGTGAATATGCCAGCTCGAGCTCTGAAAGTGTGCGAGGACATGAACACGGAACTAAAAAACCCAGACAGCATTGAGGAATACGATGTTGTTCTCTACCTTGGTATTATAGACATACTACAGGAGTACAACGTTTCGAAGAGGGTCGAGCATGCGGTCAAATCACTCAAGTTCGACCCCCTTTCAATATCAGCTGTTGATCCGAGTTCATATTCAAAACGATTTGTAAAATTCCTGGAGAGTGTTTTCCCTGAACAAGACTGA
- the LOC120687588 gene encoding phosphatidylinositol 4-phosphate 5-kinase 1-like isoform X1, with translation MATGETSTGNIQRGNTLPNGDIYVGNFAGLVPHGFGKYMWTDGTLYYGEWDTSKMTGRGVIQWPSGASYDGDVCGGFIDGTGTFKGVDGSLYKGSWRMNKKHGMGTMVYANSDTYEGFWNEGLPEGFGKYTWANGSTYIGSWKSGKMNGRGVMKWTNGDTLDCNWLNGLAHGKGFCKYASGACYIGTWDRGLKDGHGMFYQPGSKIPCNLEVSECVTDHDVSSASSSGNENVNSGLLFLLQKLCNTWRIRNLFHRPRRISNGTAPVFDDNSGNHLSEDSSTEPLTTGGCLQDSGVDKVLVYEREYVQGVLISEKPKGHDSGMPDSGKTQEHTWQKQAGGPMETIYKGHRSYYLMLNLQLGIRYTVGKITPVPLREVRSNDFGPRARIRMYFPCEGSQYTPPHCSVNFFWKDYCPMVFRNLREMFHIDAADYMMSICGDDSLKELSSPGKSGSIFYLSQDERFVIKTLRKTELKILLKMLPKYYNHVRAYDNTLITKFFGVHRITLKGGRKVRFVVMGNMFCTELRIHRKYDLKGSTQGRSTKKQNINENTTLKDLDLSYVFHVDKPWRDALFRQISLDCMFLESQSIIDYSMLLGIHFRAPYHLKTSSSHQNSPETGISDTDLLQYGEKSSWKGFLLVAHEPGTTVGGSHIRGSMVRASEAGYEEVDLVLPGTGRFRVQLGVNMPARALKVCEDMNTELKNPDSIEEYDVVLYLGIIDILQEYNVSKRVEHAVKSLKFDPLSISAVDPSSYSKRFVKFLESVFPEQD, from the exons ATGGCCACTGGAGAAACAAGCACGGGGAACATCCAGAG GGGGAATACCCTTCCAAATGGTGACATCTATGTTGGCAACTTCGCTGGTTTAGTTCCTCATGGATTTGGAAAGTATATGTGGACAGATGGAACTCTTTATTATGGCGAGTGGGATACAAGCAAGATGACTGGTAGAGGAGTGATTCAGTGGCCCTCTGGCGCTTCATATGATGGAGATGTCTGTGGAGGTTTCATTGATGGAACAGGCACCTTCAAAGGAGTTGATGGCTCTCTTTATAAAGGTTCGTGGAGGATGAACAAAAAGCATGGAATGGGCACAATGGTTTACGCCAACTCTGATACTTATGAAGGCTTCTGGAATGAGGGTTTGCCAGAGGGATTTGGTAAATATACATGGGCTAATGGTAGCACCTACATTGGAAGCTGGAAGTCCGGCAAAATGAATGGCAGAGGAGTGATGAAGTGGACAAATGGTGATACTCTTGACTGTAATTGGCTTAACGGACTGGCTCATGGAAAAGGTTTTTGCAAATATGCATCAGGAGCATGTTACATTGGTACATGGGACAGGGGACTCAAGGATGGGCATGGTATGTTTTATCAACCAGGAAGTAAAATTCCCTGTAACCTTGAAGTCTCTGAGTGTGTAACAGACCATGATGTTTCTAGTGCTTCAAGTTCCGGTAATGAAAATGTCAATAGTGGACTCTTGTTTCTGTTGCAAAAACTTTGCAACACGTGGAGAATACGCAACCTTTTCCATCGACCCAGGCGTATTTCAAATGGCACTGCACCAGTTTTTGATGATAATTCTGGAAATCACTTGTCAGAAGATTCATCTACTGAACCTTTGACAACTGGTGGGTGTCTCCAAGATAGTGGAGTTGATAAAGTATTAGTCTATGAGCGGGAATATGTACAAGGAGTACTTATCTCGGAAAAGCCAAAAGGTCATGATTCTGGAATGCCGGATAGTGGTAAAACACAGGAGCATACCTGGCAAAAACAAGCTGGTGGGCCCATGGAGACTATTTACAAAGGCCACAGGAGCTATTACCTAATGCTTAATCTGCAACTCGGCATCAG GTATACTGTAGGCAAAATCACCCCTGTGCCATTGCGTGAAGTCCGTTCAAATGATTTTGGACCTCGAGCACGGATAAGAATGTACTTCCCTTGTGAGGGCTCGCAGTATACCCCACCACATTGCTCTGTCAACTTCTTTTGGAAGGATTATTGTCCTATGGTTTTCCG GAATCTACGAGAAATGTTTCATATTGATGCTGCAGATTACATGATGTCCATATGCGGTGATGACAGTCTAAAAGAGCTTTCTTCACCCGGGAAAAGTGGCAGTATTTTCTATCTTTCACAGGATGAACGCTTTGTCATAAAAACGTTGAGAAAAACTGAGTTGAAG ATACTGCTGAAGATGCTTCCAAAATATTACAATCATGTCAGAGCTTATGATAATACGCTTATTACAAAGTTTTTTGGCGTGCACAGGATTACTctgaaaggaggaagaaag GTCCGCTTTGTTGTGATGGGTAATATGTTTTGCACTGAGCTTCGAATCCACCGCAAGTATGACTTGAAGGGTTCTACACAAGGCCGATCAACGAAAAAGCAAAATATAAATGAGAACACAACACTAAAGGATCTTGACCTGTCATATGTTTTCCATGTAGATAAACCATGGCGGGACGCGCTTTTCAG GCAAATATCACTTGATTGTATGTTCCTGGAATCCCAGTCTATTATTGATTATAGCATGCTCTTGGGAATCCATTTTAGAGCTCCCTATCACCTGAAGACATCCTCATCACACCAGAACAGCCCCGAAACTGGAATTTCAG ATACTGATCTGTTGCAATATGGGGAGAAAAGTTCTTGGAAGGGATTTCTACTCGTTGCCCACGAGCCAGGTACAACAGTAGGTGGTTCACACATAAGAGGAAGCATGGTTAGGGCATCGGAAGCAGGTTATGAAGAAGTTGATCTTGTTTTGCCTGGGACCGGAAG GTTCCGTGTGCAGTTAGGTGTGAATATGCCAGCTCGAGCTCTGAAAGTGTGCGAGGACATGAACACGGAACTAAAAAACCCAGACAGCATTGAGGAATACGATGTTGTTCTCTACCTTGGTATTATAGACATACTACAGGAGTACAACGTTTCGAAGAGGGTCGAGCATGCGGTCAAATCACTCAAGTTCGACCCCCTTTCAATATCAGCTGTTGATCCGAGTTCATATTCAAAACGATTTGTAAAATTCCTGGAGAGTGTTTTCCCTGAACAAGACTGA